One part of the Sarcophilus harrisii chromosome 5, mSarHar1.11, whole genome shotgun sequence genome encodes these proteins:
- the LOC105750794 gene encoding uncharacterized protein LOC105750794 isoform X1, with protein MNREIQILEILQELKDEEFETFKEIVCQQEAEASTWALPTTPREDIAHHLVRFCGSRALNVVSQALDRVPARHLLEMLGEPKLEDSTGKQKTAISSHTRKKPREGLAEQLVTQKMLMKLAQHVGSEWKELGIMCLDLQQHQLDRLDEDHSKTTTSTRIFNMFLLWRNREKEKATVLSLYNLLSKSISISPEALAVLLEGM; from the exons ATGAACCGGGAAATACAAATTTTAGAGATACTCCAGGAATTGAAAGATGAAGAGTTCGAGACTTTTAAGGAAATTGTGTGTCAGCAAGAGGCAGAAGCATCAACCTGGGCACTGCCAACTACCCCCCGGGAAGATATTGCCCACCATCTGGTGAGGTTCTGTGGCTCCAGAGCCCTGAATGTGGTGTCCCAGGCACTGGACCGTGTCCCTGCTCGGCACCTCTTGGAAATGCTTGGAGAGCCTAAACTTGAAGATAGTACTGGGAAACAGAAGACCGCCATCAGCTCCCATACTAGAAAAAAGCCTCGGGAAGGATTAG CAGAGCAACTGGTGACCCAAAAAATGCTGATGAAGCTAGCCCAGCATGTGGGGAGTGAATGGAAGGAGCTGGGTATAATGTGCCTGGACCTTCAGCAACACCAGCTGGATAGACTGGATGAAGATCACTCTAAAACCACTACAAGCACTCGAATCTTCAACATGTTCCTGCTGTGGAGGAACCGAGAGAAGGAAAAAGCCACAGTTCTAAGTCTCTACAACCTTTTGTCTAAGAGCATTTCCATTAGCCCTGAGGCCCTTGCTGTACTTCTGGAGGGAATGTGA
- the LOC105750794 gene encoding uncharacterized protein LOC105750794 isoform X2 has product MNREIQILEILQELKDEEFETFKEIVCQQEAEASTWALPTTPREDIAHHLVRFCGSRALNVVSQALDRVPARHLLEMLGEPKLEDSTGKQKTAISSHTRKKPREGLEQLVTQKMLMKLAQHVGSEWKELGIMCLDLQQHQLDRLDEDHSKTTTSTRIFNMFLLWRNREKEKATVLSLYNLLSKSISISPEALAVLLEGM; this is encoded by the exons ATGAACCGGGAAATACAAATTTTAGAGATACTCCAGGAATTGAAAGATGAAGAGTTCGAGACTTTTAAGGAAATTGTGTGTCAGCAAGAGGCAGAAGCATCAACCTGGGCACTGCCAACTACCCCCCGGGAAGATATTGCCCACCATCTGGTGAGGTTCTGTGGCTCCAGAGCCCTGAATGTGGTGTCCCAGGCACTGGACCGTGTCCCTGCTCGGCACCTCTTGGAAATGCTTGGAGAGCCTAAACTTGAAGATAGTACTGGGAAACAGAAGACCGCCATCAGCTCCCATACTAGAAAAAAGCCTCGGGAAGGATTAG AGCAACTGGTGACCCAAAAAATGCTGATGAAGCTAGCCCAGCATGTGGGGAGTGAATGGAAGGAGCTGGGTATAATGTGCCTGGACCTTCAGCAACACCAGCTGGATAGACTGGATGAAGATCACTCTAAAACCACTACAAGCACTCGAATCTTCAACATGTTCCTGCTGTGGAGGAACCGAGAGAAGGAAAAAGCCACAGTTCTAAGTCTCTACAACCTTTTGTCTAAGAGCATTTCCATTAGCCCTGAGGCCCTTGCTGTACTTCTGGAGGGAATGTGA